A region of Candidatus Lernaella stagnicola DNA encodes the following proteins:
- the rplL gene encoding 50S ribosomal protein L7/L12, translating to MAEITKDQILEAIAEMNVLELTELVKMIEEKFGVTAAAPMMMGGMMPAGGTPAEAVEEQTEFDVILIDSGAQKIQVIKAVRGLRSDLGLKEAKELVDTLPKAVKEAVSKDEAEEAKKALEDAGAKVEVK from the coding sequence ATGGCTGAGATCACCAAGGACCAAATCCTTGAAGCAATTGCGGAAATGAACGTGTTGGAACTGACCGAGTTGGTCAAAATGATCGAAGAGAAATTCGGTGTTACCGCTGCAGCGCCCATGATGATGGGCGGCATGATGCCGGCGGGCGGCACGCCTGCGGAAGCTGTCGAAGAACAGACCGAATTCGATGTCATTCTCATCGACTCGGGCGCTCAGAAAATTCAGGTCATCAAGGCCGTGCGCGGGCTGCGTAGCGACTTGGGTCTCAAAGAGGCCAAAGAGTTGGTTGACACTCTGCCCAAGGCGGTCAAAGAAGCCGTTTCCAAAGACGAGGCCGAAGAAGCCAAGAAGGCTTTGGAAGACGCTGGCGCCAAAGTCGAGGTTAAGTAA